Proteins from one Mycobacterium sp. SMC-2 genomic window:
- a CDS encoding aspartate/glutamate racemase family protein has translation MDQLIAPPSHQPARQRRLGVVDGLGPHTTARFYRLLCDKHRALTGGSSPDVVVHSISVQRRLVEVASAGAVRPENSEALRHLVARTCRSLAGSGADVIAVACNATTVDPSIATSTCIGMVEATGKALRRLNARRVGLLASSIMVASAAYERGLADAGITVVAPAAHDQEVIDRFIESLRWSATPVPVPASFLRAVTNLSEGVDAVVLDCAEFSGVVDTKMAGKPVIDSVSALVDESCRALLDPAPTGADPASGPSQRGAGELLRVGYIP, from the coding sequence ATGGACCAACTCATCGCCCCCCCGTCCCATCAGCCGGCGCGGCAACGGCGGCTGGGTGTGGTCGATGGGCTGGGCCCCCACACCACCGCCCGGTTCTACCGACTGCTGTGCGACAAGCACCGGGCGCTCACGGGCGGTTCGTCTCCGGACGTGGTGGTGCACAGCATCTCGGTGCAGCGGCGTCTCGTCGAGGTGGCCTCGGCCGGCGCAGTGCGGCCCGAGAACTCCGAAGCGCTGCGGCATCTCGTGGCCCGGACATGTCGATCCCTCGCTGGAAGCGGCGCGGACGTGATCGCCGTCGCGTGCAACGCCACCACGGTCGATCCCTCGATCGCCACATCTACGTGCATCGGGATGGTCGAAGCGACGGGTAAGGCGCTGCGACGGCTGAACGCCCGCCGTGTCGGCCTTCTCGCGTCGAGCATCATGGTGGCCTCCGCCGCCTACGAGCGCGGCTTGGCCGACGCCGGCATCACCGTCGTGGCACCGGCCGCCCACGATCAGGAGGTGATCGACCGGTTCATCGAGTCACTGCGCTGGTCCGCGACTCCGGTCCCGGTCCCCGCGAGCTTCCTGCGGGCCGTCACCAACCTCAGCGAAGGCGTGGACGCGGTGGTGCTCGACTGCGCCGAATTCTCCGGTGTGGTCGACACGAAGATGGCGGGTAAGCCCGTCATCGACAGCGTGAGCGCGCTGGTCGACGAATCGTGTCGCGCGCTGCTGGATCCCGCCCCGACCGGCGCCGACCCGGCCTCAGGGCCGTCGCAGCGGGGAGCCGGTGAACTTCTCCGGGTTGGCTATATCCCATAG